The following are encoded together in the Daucus carota subsp. sativus chromosome 5, DH1 v3.0, whole genome shotgun sequence genome:
- the LOC108222672 gene encoding protein TAPETUM DETERMINANT 1 — protein MSENHQRLSRIAATISLLLLLMLAIPTALHHSRISFTHPLASPHRKLLIHSEPSAPSATLVEPARVWGDKCSRADILINQGPAAPLPTGVPTYTVEIINVCVTGCDIAEIHLSCGWFSSIRLVNPRIFKRLRYNDCIVNDGKPLANGRTLSFHYANSFRYPLSVQRIKC, from the exons ATGTCGGAGAATCACCAAAGACTTTCCCGGATCGCAGCGACAATTTCTCTCCTACTTCTACTCATGCTAGCCATTCCAACAG CTCTCCACCACAGTCGCATCTCTTTCACCCATCCACTTGCCTCGCCGCACCGGAAACTCCTCATCCATTCCG AACCATCTGCACCATCAGCTACATTGGTGGAACCAGCCAGGGTCTGGGGGGACAAATGTTCCCGGGCTGATATTCTCATCAATCAGGGTCCAGCTGCCCCTCTTCCCACCGGGGTACCTACATACACCGTGGAGATCATTAATGTGTGTGTCACAGGCTGTGATATCGCTGAAATTCACCTCAGTTGTGGCTGGTTTAGCTCCATTCGTCTGGTGAATCCACGGATATTCAAGCGCCTGAGATATAATGACTGCATTGTTAACGACGGAAAGCCTCTTGCCAATGGGCGTACCCTCTCGTTTCATTATGCAAACTCTTTCCGGTACCCACTTTCAGTTCAGAGAATCAAGTGCTAG
- the LOC108221161 gene encoding auxin-responsive protein SAUR72: MEWEKLSNVKKNLITRTWQRCRSIPRRRKSFAPLSILPRSLSCKESKTNCKMAPRGCFFVYVGPEKQRFVIKTEYVNHPLFKILLEEAETEYGFMSDGPILLPCDVNLFYKVLAEMDSGKCENQVYMRSKSCGLAYGLCSPFSPTRRSYKNGGMGKEFGSYGLLTPSRLIRMN; this comes from the coding sequence ATGGAGTGGGAAAAGTTGAGCAATGTTAAGAAAAATCTAATCACCAGAACATGGCAGCGTTGTCGATCCATCCCGAGAAGACGGAAATCTTTCGCACCACTTTCAATTCTTCCCAGATCTCTATCATGCAAAGAGAGCAAAACAAACTGCAAAATGGCTCCTCGTGGTTGCTTCTTCGTCTACGTCGGACCGGAGAAGCAGAGATTCGTAATCAAGACCGAGTACGTGAATCAtcctttattcaaaattttgctCGAAGAGGCCGAAACCGAATACGGTTTTATGAGCGACGGTCCTATCTTGCTTCCATGTGATGTGAATCTTTTTTACAAAGTCTTAGCAGAGATGGATAGTGGTAAATGCGAGAATCAAGTTTACATGAGGTCGAAATCATGTGGCCTTGCATACGGACTATGTAGTCCGTTCAGTCCGACCCGACGATCGTATAAGAATGGCGGTATGGGGAAGGAATTTGGTTCATATGGCCTGCTTACTCCATCTCGGCTCATTAGAATGAACTAG
- the LOC108221162 gene encoding auxin-responsive protein SAUR36 codes for MECEKVNGGRKNLITKTWQRCRSIPASRGRSLATLPSLPRSLSTKERKTNCKMAPHGCFFVYVGPEKQRFVIKTKYVNHPLFKVLLEDAENEYGFISDGPILLPCDVNLFYKVLAEMDDSKCENEDYMRSKSCGLAYGSYSPFNPTRRSYKNGVMGKGFGSYGLLTPSRLIRMN; via the coding sequence ATGGAGTGCGAAAAGGTGAACGGTGGTAGGAAAAATCTCATCACCAAAACATGGCAGCGCTGTCGATCCATCCCGGCGAGCCGAGGCAGATCTTTGGCAACACTTCCGAGCCTTCCCAGATCTCTCTCAACAAAAGAGAGAAAAACCAACTGCAAAATGGCTCCTCATGGTTGTTTCTTCGTCTACGTAGGACCCGAAAAACAAAGATTCGTGATCAAGACCAAGTACGTGAATCATCCCTTATTTAAAGTATTGCTCGAAGATGCAGAAAACGAATACGGGTTTATTAGCGACGGTCCTATTTTGCTTCCATGTGATGTGAATCTTTTTTACAAAGTCTTAGCAGAGATGGATGATAGTAAATGTGAGAATGAAGATTACATGAGGTCCAAATCGTGTGGCCTTGCATACGGATCCTATAGTCCGTTTAATCCGACCCGACGATCGTATAAAAATGGCGTTATGGGTAAGGGATTTGGTTCTTATGGCCTGCTCACTCCATCTCGGCTCATCAGAATGAATTAG
- the LOC108221074 gene encoding omega-hydroxypalmitate O-feruloyl transferase, translating to MGNSGADYLELVVKQGEPMLVPPAEETEKGLYFLSNLDQNIAVIVRTIYCFKAEDKGNENAVEVIKNALAKVLVHYYPLAGRLTISQEGKLIIDCTGEGAVFVEAEANGVLEEIGDITKPDPVTLGKLVYNVPGAKNVLEIPPLVAQVTKFKCGGFVLGLCMNHCMFDGLGAMDFVNSWGEIARNLPMKVVPFLDRSILKARNIPKIEFPHQEFAQIDDISDTAELYKEEMHYRSFCFSPEKLDYLKKKALEDGTLQKCTTFEALSAFVWRARSQALKLNPDQQTKLLFAVDGRSRFNPPLPKGYFGNGIVLTNSLCTSGDLVENPLSFTVKLVHEAVNLVTDNYMKSAIDYFEVTRARPSLDATLLITTWSRLAFHTTDFGWGEPILSGPVALPEKEVILFLSHGDTRKSINVLLGLPASAMKRFEESMNI from the exons ATGGGAAACTCTGGTGCTGATTATCTTGAACTAGTGGTCAAACAAGGTGAGCCAATGCTGGTTCCTCCTGCAGAGGAGACCGAGAAGGGGCTGTACTTTCTGTCAAATCTTGACCAGAACATCGCTGTGATTGTTCGTACAATTTACTGCTTCAAAGCAGAGGATAAAGGTAATGAGAATGCTGTTGAGGTGATTAAGAATGCTTTAGCAAAGGTTCTTGTTCACTATTACCCTCTTGCTGGACGGTTGACAATTAGCCAGGAGGGCAAGCTGATTATAGATTGTACCGGTGAAGGGGCTGTTTTTGTCGAGGCAGAGGCCAACGGTGTTTTGGAAGAGATTGGTGATATTACGAAGCCTGATCCTGTCACTCTTGGTAAACTGGTTTATAATGTTCCTGGGGCCAAAAACGTGCTAGAAATTCCTCCTCTTGTTGCTCAG GTGACAAAATTCAAATGTGGAGGATTTGTTCTCGGGTTATGCATGAACCATTGTATGTTTGACGGGCTTGGTGCTATGGACTTCGTGAACTCGTGGGGTGAGATTGCCAGAAACTTACCAATGAAAGTCGTACCATTTCTTGATAGAAGCATATTGAAAGCTAGGAACATTCCCAAAATCGAATTCCCACACCAAGAATTTGCTCAAATTGATGACATTTCAGACACTGCTGAGCTCTACAAAGAAGAAATGCACTACAGATCCTTCTGTTTTAGCCCCGAAAAGCTTGATTATCTGAAAAAGAAAGCCTTGGAAGATGGTACACTTCAAAAATGCACAACCTTTGAAGCCCTTTCAGCATTCGTCTGGAGGGCCCGAAGCCAGGCCTTAAAATTGAATCCTGATCAGCAAACAAAGCTCCTATTTGCTGTCGACGGACGCTCCAGATTCAATCCACCACTCCCTAAAGGGTACTTCGGCAATGGCATTGTCTTAACAAACTCCCTGTGCACATCAGGGGACCTCGTGGAGAATCCGTTGTCGTTCACTGTCAAGCTAGTCCACGAGGCCGTAAATTTGGTGACAGATAACTACATGAAATCAGCAATCGACTATTTTGAAGTGACCAGAGCAAGGCCTTCTCTAGACGCGACTCTTCTGATCACTACTTGGTCTAGGCTGGCTTTTCACACAACCGATTTCGGGTGGGGCGAGCCTATTCTATCAGGGCCTGTTGCATTGCCGGAGAAAGAAGTGATCTTGTTTCTGTCACACGGAGATACGCGTAAAAGCATCAATGTGCTTCTCGGCTTGCCAGCTTCTGCAATGAAACGTTTCGAAGAATCGATGAACATCTAA
- the LOC108220310 gene encoding DEK domain-containing chromatin-associated protein 1 isoform X2 → MASENGIVGEEKRVVEKVENGAERGEKDVKLVEEEEVLEEKDVEKAEGDEGEEGEGEDGEQDGEKEEENCDEEEEKSGDEKVVAKKRRRRGSVKEAPATPIERPSRERKTVERYMEMSDSRSSAGKAVLIEKGKGMPLKDIPNVAFKLSKIKPDENLKILHSILFGKRIKVHVLKRNIGLFSGFVWDADEEKQRIKVKERIDRCVKDKLLFFCDILNIPVNKASSKKEDLSVKLLEFLESPHATTEKLLAESKKGKKLKRKAKSSKSPSSVRKASKTKSKKQKLESESEKKRKRPLKEEEDDEAEPSENGDVSQDDGENDADTKEESDQDSKSEEEKNAEDSKESDQDSKSEEEKNDEDSKEETDQDIKSEEEKNDEDLEESDQDSKSEDEEENKKGKPRRELTSKKNSSKAVSKNDSGVKTAGKSTSVERTPPMKSSKITPKPTKKSLMSMGDAEKNDTSVASGSSRKPKVPSTKKQKLDKEHKDESLSAKAKTSGKKEPNKSSTKSLAKDQVGNKKGGKKAKPEPSKEEMHAVVADILKKVDFNTATLSDILRQLCTHFDVDLSHRKAEVRLIITDVISNMTDEDDDGEDDDGEDGEGDGEDDNNA, encoded by the exons ATGGCGTCTGAGAATGGAATTGTGGGAGAGGAGAAGAGGGTTGTTGAGAAAGTTGAAAATGGTGCGGAGAGAGGAGAGAAAGATGTGAAATTGGTGGAGGAAGAGGAGGTTCTTGAAGAGAAAGATGTCGAAAAGGCGGAAGGCGATGAAGGAGAAGAAGGGGAAGGGGAAGATGGTGAGCAAGATGGGGAAAAGGAGGAGGAGAAttgtgatgaagaggaggagaagAGTGGGGATGAGAAAGTTGTGGCGAAAAAGCGGAGAAGGCGAGGGAGCGTGAAGGAGGCTCCGGCTACTCCGATTGAGAGACCTAGTAGGGAGAGAAAGACAGTTGAGAGGTATATGGAAATGTCGGATTCGAGAAGTTCTGCTGGTAAAGCTGTGTTGATTGAGAAG GGGAAAGGAATGCCGCTTAAGGACATTCCGAATG TGGCCTTCAAGCTGTCAAAGATAAAACCTGATGAAAACTTGAAGATACTTCATAGCATTCTTTTTGGGAAGAGGATAAAG GTGCACGTATTAAAACGAAACATTGGTTTATTTTCTGGCTTTGTGTGGGATGCAGATGAG GAAAAGCAGAGAATTAAGGTTAAGGAGAGGATTGATAGGTGTGTCAAAGATAAACTGCTGTTTTTTTGCGATATTCTTAATATACCAGTTAACAAAGCCTCTTCTAAGAAG GAAGATCTTTCTGTGAAGCTATTGGAGTTTTTGGAATCTCCACATGCCACAACTGAAAAATTGCTAGCTGAGAGTAAA AAAGGTAAAAAGCTGAAGAGGAAGGCAAAATCTAGCAAGTCACCGAGTTCTGtgagaaaagcttcaaaaacaaaGTCCAAG AAACAAAAACTCGAGTCTGAATCTGAGAAGAAACGTAAGAGACCTTTaaaggaagaagaagatgatgaagctGAACCCTCAGAAAACGGAGATGTTTCACAGGATGATGGTGAAAATGATGCAGATACAAAGGAGGAGAGTGATCAGGACAGTAAGTCTGAAGAAGAGAAAAATGCTGAAGATTCAAAGGAGAGTGATCAGGACAGTAAGTCTGAAGAAGAGAAAAATGATGAAGATTCAAAGGAGGAGACTGATCAGGACATTAAGTCGGAAGAAGAGAAAAATGATGAAGATTTAGAGGAGAGTGATCAGGACAGTAAGTCTGAAGATGAGGAAGAGAACAAGAAAGGTAAACCAAGAAGGGAACTGACAAGCAAAAAGAATTCTTCCAAGGCAGTTAGTAAGAATGATTCTGGGGTTAAAACTGCAGGCAAATCAACTTCTGTTGAAAGGACCCCTCCTATGAAATCATCCAAAATAACTCCAAAGCCGACTAAGAAGTCTTTAATGTCCATGGGTGATGCTGAAAAGAATGACACCAGTGTAGCTTCTGGCTCATCTCGTAAACCCAAGGTGCCTTCGACTAAGAAGCAAAAGCTGGATAAGGAACACAAGGATGAAAGTTTATCTGCAAAAGCGAAAACCTCAGGCAAAAAAGAACCGAACAAGTCTTCCACAAAGTCACTAGCAAAAGATCAAG TAGGAAATAAAAAAGGTGGCAAAAAGGCTAAGCCTGAACCAAGTAAAGAGGAGATGCATGCAGTTGTAGCAGATATTCTgaaaaaagttgatttcaacacG GCAACTTTATCTGATATACTGAGACAGCTCT GTACCCACTTCGATGTAGATCTTTCGCACCGAAAAGCTGAGGTGAGATTAATTATTACTGATGTTATAAGCAACATgactgatgaggatgatgatgggGAGGATGATGACGGAGAAGATGGGGAAGGGGATGGAGAAGATGATAACAATGCTTAG
- the LOC108220310 gene encoding DEK domain-containing chromatin-associated protein 1 isoform X1, with protein sequence MASENGIVGEEKRVVEKVENGAERGEKDVKLVEEEEVLEEKDVEKAEGDEGEEGEGEDGEQDGEKEEENCDEEEEKSGDEKVVAKKRRRRGSVKEAPATPIERPSRERKTVERYMEMSDSRSSAGKAVLIEKGKGMPLKDIPNVAFKLSKIKPDENLKILHSILFGKRIKVHVLKRNIGLFSGFVWDADEQEKQRIKVKERIDRCVKDKLLFFCDILNIPVNKASSKKEDLSVKLLEFLESPHATTEKLLAESKKGKKLKRKAKSSKSPSSVRKASKTKSKKQKLESESEKKRKRPLKEEEDDEAEPSENGDVSQDDGENDADTKEESDQDSKSEEEKNAEDSKESDQDSKSEEEKNDEDSKEETDQDIKSEEEKNDEDLEESDQDSKSEDEEENKKGKPRRELTSKKNSSKAVSKNDSGVKTAGKSTSVERTPPMKSSKITPKPTKKSLMSMGDAEKNDTSVASGSSRKPKVPSTKKQKLDKEHKDESLSAKAKTSGKKEPNKSSTKSLAKDQVGNKKGGKKAKPEPSKEEMHAVVADILKKVDFNTATLSDILRQLCTHFDVDLSHRKAEVRLIITDVISNMTDEDDDGEDDDGEDGEGDGEDDNNA encoded by the exons ATGGCGTCTGAGAATGGAATTGTGGGAGAGGAGAAGAGGGTTGTTGAGAAAGTTGAAAATGGTGCGGAGAGAGGAGAGAAAGATGTGAAATTGGTGGAGGAAGAGGAGGTTCTTGAAGAGAAAGATGTCGAAAAGGCGGAAGGCGATGAAGGAGAAGAAGGGGAAGGGGAAGATGGTGAGCAAGATGGGGAAAAGGAGGAGGAGAAttgtgatgaagaggaggagaagAGTGGGGATGAGAAAGTTGTGGCGAAAAAGCGGAGAAGGCGAGGGAGCGTGAAGGAGGCTCCGGCTACTCCGATTGAGAGACCTAGTAGGGAGAGAAAGACAGTTGAGAGGTATATGGAAATGTCGGATTCGAGAAGTTCTGCTGGTAAAGCTGTGTTGATTGAGAAG GGGAAAGGAATGCCGCTTAAGGACATTCCGAATG TGGCCTTCAAGCTGTCAAAGATAAAACCTGATGAAAACTTGAAGATACTTCATAGCATTCTTTTTGGGAAGAGGATAAAG GTGCACGTATTAAAACGAAACATTGGTTTATTTTCTGGCTTTGTGTGGGATGCAGATGAG CAGGAAAAGCAGAGAATTAAGGTTAAGGAGAGGATTGATAGGTGTGTCAAAGATAAACTGCTGTTTTTTTGCGATATTCTTAATATACCAGTTAACAAAGCCTCTTCTAAGAAG GAAGATCTTTCTGTGAAGCTATTGGAGTTTTTGGAATCTCCACATGCCACAACTGAAAAATTGCTAGCTGAGAGTAAA AAAGGTAAAAAGCTGAAGAGGAAGGCAAAATCTAGCAAGTCACCGAGTTCTGtgagaaaagcttcaaaaacaaaGTCCAAG AAACAAAAACTCGAGTCTGAATCTGAGAAGAAACGTAAGAGACCTTTaaaggaagaagaagatgatgaagctGAACCCTCAGAAAACGGAGATGTTTCACAGGATGATGGTGAAAATGATGCAGATACAAAGGAGGAGAGTGATCAGGACAGTAAGTCTGAAGAAGAGAAAAATGCTGAAGATTCAAAGGAGAGTGATCAGGACAGTAAGTCTGAAGAAGAGAAAAATGATGAAGATTCAAAGGAGGAGACTGATCAGGACATTAAGTCGGAAGAAGAGAAAAATGATGAAGATTTAGAGGAGAGTGATCAGGACAGTAAGTCTGAAGATGAGGAAGAGAACAAGAAAGGTAAACCAAGAAGGGAACTGACAAGCAAAAAGAATTCTTCCAAGGCAGTTAGTAAGAATGATTCTGGGGTTAAAACTGCAGGCAAATCAACTTCTGTTGAAAGGACCCCTCCTATGAAATCATCCAAAATAACTCCAAAGCCGACTAAGAAGTCTTTAATGTCCATGGGTGATGCTGAAAAGAATGACACCAGTGTAGCTTCTGGCTCATCTCGTAAACCCAAGGTGCCTTCGACTAAGAAGCAAAAGCTGGATAAGGAACACAAGGATGAAAGTTTATCTGCAAAAGCGAAAACCTCAGGCAAAAAAGAACCGAACAAGTCTTCCACAAAGTCACTAGCAAAAGATCAAG TAGGAAATAAAAAAGGTGGCAAAAAGGCTAAGCCTGAACCAAGTAAAGAGGAGATGCATGCAGTTGTAGCAGATATTCTgaaaaaagttgatttcaacacG GCAACTTTATCTGATATACTGAGACAGCTCT GTACCCACTTCGATGTAGATCTTTCGCACCGAAAAGCTGAGGTGAGATTAATTATTACTGATGTTATAAGCAACATgactgatgaggatgatgatgggGAGGATGATGACGGAGAAGATGGGGAAGGGGATGGAGAAGATGATAACAATGCTTAG
- the LOC108220310 gene encoding DEK domain-containing chromatin-associated protein 1 isoform X3, with protein MASENGIVGEEKRVVEKVENGAERGEKDVKLVEEEEVLEEKDVEKAEGDEGEEGEGEDGEQDGEKEEENCDEEEEKSGDEKVVAKKRRRRGSVKEAPATPIERPSRERKTVERYMEMSDSRSSAGKAVLIEKGKGMPLKDIPNVAFKLSKIKPDENLKILHSILFGKRIKVHVLKRNIGLFSGFVWDADEQEKQRIKVKERIDRCVKDKLLFFCDILNIPVNKASSKKEDLSVKLLEFLESPHATTEKLLAESKKGKKLKRKAKSSKSPSSVRKASKTKSKKQKLESESEKKRKRPLKEEEDDEAEPSENGDVSQDDGENDADTKEESDQDSKSEEEKNAEDSKESDQDSKSEEEKNDEDSKEETDQDIKSEEEKNDEDLEESDQDSKSEDEEENKKGKPRRELTSKKNSSKAVSKNDSGVKTAGKSTSVERTPPMKSSKITPKPTKKSLMSMGDAEKNDTSVASGSSRKPKVPSTKKQKLDKEHKDESLSAKAKTSGKKEPNKSSTKSLAKDQGNKKGGKKAKPEPSKEEMHAVVADILKKVDFNTATLSDILRQLCTHFDVDLSHRKAEVRLIITDVISNMTDEDDDGEDDDGEDGEGDGEDDNNA; from the exons ATGGCGTCTGAGAATGGAATTGTGGGAGAGGAGAAGAGGGTTGTTGAGAAAGTTGAAAATGGTGCGGAGAGAGGAGAGAAAGATGTGAAATTGGTGGAGGAAGAGGAGGTTCTTGAAGAGAAAGATGTCGAAAAGGCGGAAGGCGATGAAGGAGAAGAAGGGGAAGGGGAAGATGGTGAGCAAGATGGGGAAAAGGAGGAGGAGAAttgtgatgaagaggaggagaagAGTGGGGATGAGAAAGTTGTGGCGAAAAAGCGGAGAAGGCGAGGGAGCGTGAAGGAGGCTCCGGCTACTCCGATTGAGAGACCTAGTAGGGAGAGAAAGACAGTTGAGAGGTATATGGAAATGTCGGATTCGAGAAGTTCTGCTGGTAAAGCTGTGTTGATTGAGAAG GGGAAAGGAATGCCGCTTAAGGACATTCCGAATG TGGCCTTCAAGCTGTCAAAGATAAAACCTGATGAAAACTTGAAGATACTTCATAGCATTCTTTTTGGGAAGAGGATAAAG GTGCACGTATTAAAACGAAACATTGGTTTATTTTCTGGCTTTGTGTGGGATGCAGATGAG CAGGAAAAGCAGAGAATTAAGGTTAAGGAGAGGATTGATAGGTGTGTCAAAGATAAACTGCTGTTTTTTTGCGATATTCTTAATATACCAGTTAACAAAGCCTCTTCTAAGAAG GAAGATCTTTCTGTGAAGCTATTGGAGTTTTTGGAATCTCCACATGCCACAACTGAAAAATTGCTAGCTGAGAGTAAA AAAGGTAAAAAGCTGAAGAGGAAGGCAAAATCTAGCAAGTCACCGAGTTCTGtgagaaaagcttcaaaaacaaaGTCCAAG AAACAAAAACTCGAGTCTGAATCTGAGAAGAAACGTAAGAGACCTTTaaaggaagaagaagatgatgaagctGAACCCTCAGAAAACGGAGATGTTTCACAGGATGATGGTGAAAATGATGCAGATACAAAGGAGGAGAGTGATCAGGACAGTAAGTCTGAAGAAGAGAAAAATGCTGAAGATTCAAAGGAGAGTGATCAGGACAGTAAGTCTGAAGAAGAGAAAAATGATGAAGATTCAAAGGAGGAGACTGATCAGGACATTAAGTCGGAAGAAGAGAAAAATGATGAAGATTTAGAGGAGAGTGATCAGGACAGTAAGTCTGAAGATGAGGAAGAGAACAAGAAAGGTAAACCAAGAAGGGAACTGACAAGCAAAAAGAATTCTTCCAAGGCAGTTAGTAAGAATGATTCTGGGGTTAAAACTGCAGGCAAATCAACTTCTGTTGAAAGGACCCCTCCTATGAAATCATCCAAAATAACTCCAAAGCCGACTAAGAAGTCTTTAATGTCCATGGGTGATGCTGAAAAGAATGACACCAGTGTAGCTTCTGGCTCATCTCGTAAACCCAAGGTGCCTTCGACTAAGAAGCAAAAGCTGGATAAGGAACACAAGGATGAAAGTTTATCTGCAAAAGCGAAAACCTCAGGCAAAAAAGAACCGAACAAGTCTTCCACAAAGTCACTAGCAAAAGATCAAG GAAATAAAAAAGGTGGCAAAAAGGCTAAGCCTGAACCAAGTAAAGAGGAGATGCATGCAGTTGTAGCAGATATTCTgaaaaaagttgatttcaacacG GCAACTTTATCTGATATACTGAGACAGCTCT GTACCCACTTCGATGTAGATCTTTCGCACCGAAAAGCTGAGGTGAGATTAATTATTACTGATGTTATAAGCAACATgactgatgaggatgatgatgggGAGGATGATGACGGAGAAGATGGGGAAGGGGATGGAGAAGATGATAACAATGCTTAG